A DNA window from Pseudomonadota bacterium contains the following coding sequences:
- a CDS encoding HEPN domain-containing protein, which yields MPNRAGDWFRQAERDLKQAVASARDGLHEWACFAAQQAAEKAVKALHLAHGQEAWGHVVARLLAQLPLAVPPDLIEKARVLDNYYVPTRYANGHPEGAPFQHYGALQSGGAIDYAREILDFVRPQMA from the coding sequence ATGCCGAATCGCGCAGGAGACTGGTTTCGACAGGCCGAGCGCGACCTGAAACAGGCCGTGGCCTCCGCCCGAGACGGTTTGCACGAGTGGGCGTGCTTCGCGGCCCAGCAAGCGGCCGAAAAAGCCGTCAAGGCCCTGCATCTCGCGCACGGCCAGGAGGCCTGGGGTCACGTGGTGGCACGTTTGCTCGCCCAGTTGCCCCTCGCCGTACCGCCCGATCTGATCGAAAAAGCGCGGGTACTGGACAACTATTACGTCCCGACCCGCTACGCCAACGGCCACCCCGAGGGCGCGCCTTTCCAGCATTACGGCGCCTTGCAAAGCGGCGGGGCCATCGATTATGCCCGTGAGATCCTTGACTTCGTCCGTCCTCAGATG